A single Staphylococcus muscae DNA region contains:
- a CDS encoding thiamine pyrophosphate-dependent dehydrogenase E1 component subunit alpha: MLDYKHTQLKKDDLLEIYKGMDLGRKIDERMWLLNRAGKIPFVISCQGQEATQVGTAYALKKGDITAPYYRDLALVTYLGITPLETMYSVFGKRDDISSGGKQMPSHFSKKEIGIMSQGSSVATQLLHAIGAALTFKMDQKQQVALSTLGEGSSNQGDFHEGLNFVGVHKLPFICIIENNQYAISVSKDLQYGAEKLSDRAKGYGMFGITVDGNDPIAVYQAVTEARERALNGEGGTLIEAMCTRLTPHSSDDDDRYRDEAIKQADKESDCNKRFKKYLLDHHIADATWFDEIEQSHKTIVNEATKRAEQAPYPEVRETYTYVYEEGGPFNA; this comes from the coding sequence ATGTTGGACTATAAACATACACAATTGAAAAAAGATGACTTGCTAGAAATATATAAAGGTATGGATTTAGGACGTAAAATTGATGAACGTATGTGGTTGTTAAACCGTGCAGGTAAAATTCCTTTTGTTATAAGTTGTCAAGGACAAGAAGCAACACAAGTAGGCACTGCCTATGCATTAAAAAAAGGGGATATTACTGCTCCTTATTATCGAGATCTTGCACTTGTTACATATTTAGGTATCACGCCTTTAGAAACGATGTATTCTGTGTTTGGTAAACGAGATGATATCAGTTCAGGTGGTAAACAAATGCCATCACATTTCAGTAAAAAAGAAATTGGTATTATGTCACAAGGGTCATCAGTTGCGACACAGCTATTACATGCGATTGGTGCAGCGCTCACTTTTAAAATGGATCAAAAACAACAAGTTGCACTGTCGACACTTGGTGAAGGAAGTTCAAATCAAGGAGACTTTCATGAAGGTCTCAACTTTGTTGGTGTTCACAAGTTACCATTTATATGCATTATTGAAAACAATCAATATGCGATATCCGTATCCAAAGACCTACAATACGGTGCAGAAAAATTGTCTGATCGTGCAAAAGGTTATGGTATGTTCGGAATAACAGTGGATGGTAACGATCCAATTGCTGTGTATCAAGCCGTTACAGAAGCGCGCGAACGTGCACTAAATGGTGAAGGAGGCACTTTGATTGAAGCGATGTGCACACGCTTAACCCCACATTCGTCAGATGATGATGATCGCTATCGAGATGAAGCGATTAAACAAGCGGATAAGGAATCCGACTGTAATAAAAGATTCAAAAAATACTTACTTGATCATCACATTGCTGATGCCACATGGTTTGACGAAATCGAACAGTCGCATAAAACAATTGTGAATGAAGCGACAAAGCGTGCAGAACAAGCCCCATATCCTGAAGTAAGAGAAACATACACATATGTCTATGAAGAGGGAGGTCCTTTCAATGCCTAA
- a CDS encoding alpha-ketoacid dehydrogenase subunit beta, with product MPKISYLEAIKDALTIALEQDSQTFVLGEDVGKKGGVFGVTAGLQEKFGLYRVLDTPLAESNIVGSAIGAAMMGKRPIAEIQFAEYILPATNQIISEAAKMRYRSNNDWQVPLTIRAPFGGGIHGALYHSQSIESVFASTPGLTVVIPSNPYDAKGLLLAAIASNDPVLFFEHKKAYRLLKEEVPTDYYTVPLGKADVKRTGTDITVFTYGLAVHYCIEAANELASSQISVEIVDLRTVYPLDKETIIERARQTGKCLLVTEDNLEGSVMSEVAAIIAENCLFELDAPIMRLAGPDVPAMPFSPPLEDEFMINTEKIKNKMRELAEY from the coding sequence ATGCCTAAAATATCTTATCTTGAAGCGATAAAAGATGCCTTAACGATTGCACTCGAGCAAGACTCACAAACTTTTGTTTTAGGTGAAGATGTGGGTAAGAAAGGCGGTGTTTTTGGTGTAACTGCTGGTCTACAAGAGAAGTTTGGTCTCTATCGTGTTTTAGATACACCGTTGGCAGAGTCGAATATCGTCGGTTCGGCGATTGGTGCAGCTATGATGGGAAAACGTCCAATTGCTGAAATTCAATTTGCTGAATATATTTTACCTGCAACAAATCAAATTATAAGTGAAGCAGCCAAAATGCGTTATCGTTCAAACAATGATTGGCAAGTCCCTCTCACAATTCGTGCCCCTTTTGGTGGTGGCATACACGGTGCTCTGTATCATTCACAAAGTATTGAAAGTGTCTTTGCCTCAACACCCGGATTAACAGTGGTCATACCATCTAATCCATACGATGCAAAAGGACTGTTGTTAGCTGCAATTGCTTCTAACGATCCAGTTCTATTTTTCGAGCACAAAAAAGCATATCGATTATTAAAAGAAGAAGTTCCAACCGATTATTATACTGTGCCATTAGGAAAAGCAGATGTGAAACGTACGGGTACTGACATCACAGTATTTACTTACGGTCTTGCCGTGCATTATTGTATAGAAGCTGCAAATGAGTTAGCGTCATCTCAAATCAGCGTTGAAATTGTTGATCTACGTACCGTGTATCCATTAGATAAAGAAACCATTATCGAGCGAGCAAGACAAACTGGAAAATGTTTACTTGTTACTGAAGACAATTTGGAAGGCAGTGTAATGTCAGAAGTAGCCGCTATTATTGCTGAAAACTGTTTATTTGAACTTGATGCACCGATTATGCGTTTAGCCGGACCAGATGTTCCTGCTATGCCATTCTCGCCACCATTAGAAGATGAATTTATGATTAACACTGAAAAAATTAAAAATAAAATGCGCGAACTTGCTGAATATTAA
- the brxB gene encoding bacilliredoxin BrxB, which translates to MDLSFDLYMNNVVQQAREDLVKAGYEELTTEEEVDNVFKQDGTTLVMINSVCGCAGGMARPAAQHALHYDVLPDRLVTVFAGQDKEATQRARDYFEGYAPSSPSFALMKDGKITEMIERHQIEGHDTMDVITQLQRLFDKYCVAE; encoded by the coding sequence ATGGACTTAAGTTTCGATTTATATATGAACAATGTTGTTCAACAAGCACGTGAAGATTTGGTGAAAGCTGGATACGAAGAATTAACAACTGAAGAAGAAGTAGATAATGTATTCAAGCAAGATGGTACAACACTTGTGATGATCAACTCAGTTTGTGGCTGTGCCGGTGGTATGGCGCGTCCAGCAGCACAACATGCTTTACACTATGATGTATTACCTGATCGCTTGGTTACAGTATTTGCAGGTCAAGATAAAGAAGCAACACAACGTGCACGTGATTACTTTGAAGGTTATGCACCATCAAGTCCTTCATTCGCTTTGATGAAAGATGGTAAAATCACTGAAATGATTGAGCGCCATCAAATCGAAGGTCACGACACAATGGATGTTATTACGCAATTGCAACGTTTATTTGATAAATATTGTGTAGCAGAGTAA
- a CDS encoding aromatic acid exporter family protein produces MLRLNPYRIGWRTIKTAVGMALGVIIAKLMGLDNYASSAILVVLCIKDTKMNSVKAIWSRLVSCMIAMGFGATIFPLLGQHAWVLGLIVLFFIPLTVMFNTQEGVVTSIVILLHFFNATTIDINLVLNEMMLLLIGLSIAFIMNTFMPSFEKELTSYQNDIEAQIRHIFYAYSTMCSKDTPTCDLSFDQLLLTIRKAKSVAFRDVKNHFVRNENSFYHYFDMRQDQVDILQRIHFNLNHMTVDDVLLPKVAQLFKEMADNVNENNYTAMRLHMLYDIRLQIDDLPLPDSHDALHTRASIIQILYDTEAYLNIKSNFGSLKLYHEVN; encoded by the coding sequence ATGTTACGTTTGAATCCATATCGAATTGGGTGGCGAACGATTAAAACTGCGGTCGGTATGGCACTAGGTGTAATTATCGCCAAACTAATGGGATTAGATAATTATGCATCTAGTGCCATTTTAGTTGTTCTATGCATAAAGGACACTAAAATGAACTCCGTTAAAGCCATTTGGTCTCGTCTTGTCTCCTGTATGATTGCTATGGGATTCGGTGCCACCATCTTTCCATTACTTGGGCAACATGCCTGGGTACTAGGTCTTATTGTGCTATTTTTTATTCCACTTACTGTTATGTTTAATACGCAAGAAGGTGTCGTGACAAGCATCGTTATCTTACTGCACTTTTTTAATGCTACAACGATTGATATTAACTTAGTTTTGAATGAAATGATGCTGTTATTAATAGGACTTTCTATCGCCTTTATCATGAATACGTTTATGCCAAGTTTCGAAAAAGAATTGACAAGTTATCAAAATGATATTGAAGCACAAATACGTCATATATTTTATGCATACAGCACGATGTGCTCAAAAGATACACCCACATGTGACTTGTCATTTGATCAATTGTTATTAACGATTCGAAAAGCGAAATCAGTTGCCTTTCGTGATGTTAAAAATCACTTTGTCAGAAATGAAAATAGTTTTTATCACTATTTTGATATGCGCCAAGATCAAGTGGACATTCTCCAACGAATTCATTTTAATTTGAATCATATGACAGTGGATGATGTTTTACTTCCAAAAGTAGCACAACTTTTTAAAGAAATGGCAGACAATGTGAATGAAAATAACTATACCGCAATGCGTTTACACATGTTGTATGATATCAGGTTGCAAATAGACGACTTACCTTTGCCAGATTCTCATGATGCACTGCATACACGTGCGAGTATTATTCAAATTTTATACGACACAGAAGCTTATTTAAATATTAAGTCAAACTTCGGATCACTCAAGCTATATCATGAAGTCAACTAA
- the prli42 gene encoding stressosome-associated protein Prli42: protein MQNKKFRKVLLIVMLLAIIVSLILTGVAPLLSM from the coding sequence GTGCAAAACAAGAAGTTTAGAAAAGTATTGCTTATTGTGATGTTGTTAGCAATTATCGTATCACTAATATTAACAGGCGTTGCGCCATTATTAAGCATGTAG
- a CDS encoding M20/M25/M40 family metallo-hydrolase, giving the protein MINQERLVNTFLELVQIDSETGHEETIQPILKGKFEQLGLIVKEDNAKAQTGFGANNLICTLPATDNTREKIYFTSHMDTVVPGKGVKPVIEDGVIKSDGTTILGADDKAGLATILEVLHIIQENNLPHGQIQFVITVGEESGLVGAKALNPDDIDAAYGYAIDSAVPVGNFTIGAPYQMQIKATIHGKTAHASTPDKGNSAINIAAKAISQMKLGKIDHETTANIGKFEGGGPTNIVTDLVNIWAEARSHSEEKIMAQTAHMRKTFEDTAKSFGCDAEVSTELAYPGFLVTEDEVVYQKAQIAAKSIGLIGEPTIGGGGSDGNIISQFGIPTVILGVGYEAIHTTNESIAIQSLENLVSYVLKLIEIA; this is encoded by the coding sequence ATGATAAATCAAGAACGTTTAGTAAATACTTTTTTAGAGTTAGTTCAAATTGACTCTGAAACGGGTCATGAAGAAACGATTCAACCAATCTTAAAAGGTAAATTTGAACAACTTGGATTGATTGTAAAAGAAGATAACGCAAAAGCACAGACAGGATTCGGAGCAAACAACTTAATTTGCACACTTCCTGCAACAGATAACACGAGAGAAAAAATCTATTTTACGAGTCACATGGATACGGTTGTACCCGGTAAAGGGGTAAAACCAGTGATTGAAGATGGTGTTATTAAATCTGATGGCACAACGATATTAGGTGCAGATGATAAAGCTGGACTTGCTACAATTTTAGAAGTGCTTCACATCATTCAAGAGAATAACTTGCCACACGGACAAATTCAGTTTGTTATAACAGTCGGTGAAGAATCTGGTTTAGTCGGTGCAAAAGCATTGAACCCAGATGATATAGATGCAGCATACGGCTATGCGATTGACTCTGCCGTACCGGTCGGTAATTTTACCATTGGCGCACCTTATCAAATGCAAATCAAAGCGACGATTCATGGTAAAACAGCACATGCTAGCACACCTGACAAAGGTAATAGTGCCATCAATATCGCTGCCAAAGCAATCAGTCAAATGAAACTCGGTAAAATTGACCATGAAACGACTGCCAATATTGGGAAATTTGAAGGTGGTGGTCCAACGAATATCGTGACGGATCTTGTGAATATTTGGGCAGAAGCACGATCACATTCAGAAGAAAAAATTATGGCTCAAACTGCGCATATGCGTAAAACATTTGAAGACACTGCAAAATCATTTGGATGTGATGCAGAAGTCTCAACAGAACTTGCATATCCAGGATTTTTAGTTACTGAAGATGAAGTTGTTTACCAAAAAGCACAAATCGCTGCAAAATCTATTGGCCTGATTGGCGAACCAACAATTGGGGGTGGCGGTTCAGATGGTAATATTATCAGTCAATTCGGTATCCCAACTGTTATCCTTGGCGTTGGCTATGAAGCCATTCATACAACCAATGAATCAATTGCAATTCAATCATTAGAAAATCTTGTAAGTTACGTATTGAAACTAATAGAGATTGCGTAA
- the gndA gene encoding NADP-dependent phosphogluconate dehydrogenase — protein MTQQIGVIGLAVMGKNLAWNIESRGYSVSVYNRSSDKTDLMVKESAGKNIVPTYSIEEFVQSLEKPRKILLMVKAGEATDKTIETLLPLLDKDDILIDGGNTNYQDTIRRNKALAESGINFIGTGVSGGEVGALTGPSMMPGGQKEAYEKVADILASISAKAADGTPCVTYIGPNGAGHYVKMVHNGIEYADMQLIAESYNMMKNLLGMDHEEISATFKEWNTGELESYLIEITGDIFTKLDENGEPLVEKIMDKAGQKGTGKWTSINALELGAPLTIITESVFARFISSLKAQRVHASSLLNGPEAAFTGDKAAFLEKIRRALYMSKICSYAQGFDQMKSASEENEWNLQLGELAMIWREGCIIRAQFLQKIKDAYDKDANLQNLLLDDYFKEIVTEYQQALRDVVAMGVQNGVAIPGFAASINYYDSYRSADLPANLIQAQRDYFGAHTYERKDKEGTFHTQWTN, from the coding sequence ATGACACAACAAATTGGTGTAATCGGCTTAGCGGTTATGGGAAAAAATTTGGCATGGAATATTGAGTCACGCGGATACAGCGTTTCAGTATACAATCGTTCGTCTGACAAAACAGATCTCATGGTCAAAGAATCAGCAGGCAAAAACATCGTTCCAACTTATTCCATTGAAGAATTTGTTCAATCACTTGAAAAACCACGTAAAATTTTATTGATGGTTAAAGCAGGCGAAGCAACAGATAAGACAATCGAAACATTATTGCCACTACTAGATAAAGACGATATTTTAATCGATGGTGGTAATACAAACTATCAAGATACCATTCGACGTAATAAAGCACTTGCTGAAAGTGGTATTAACTTCATTGGTACAGGTGTGTCAGGCGGCGAAGTAGGGGCGCTTACTGGACCTTCAATGATGCCAGGTGGTCAAAAAGAAGCTTATGAAAAAGTAGCAGATATTTTAGCTTCTATTTCAGCTAAAGCAGCAGACGGCACACCTTGTGTCACATATATTGGGCCAAATGGTGCAGGTCACTATGTAAAAATGGTTCATAATGGTATTGAATATGCAGATATGCAATTGATCGCCGAAAGTTACAACATGATGAAAAACTTATTAGGTATGGATCATGAAGAAATTTCAGCAACATTCAAAGAGTGGAATACTGGAGAATTAGAAAGTTACCTTATCGAAATTACGGGTGATATTTTCACAAAACTTGATGAAAATGGCGAACCCCTTGTTGAAAAAATTATGGATAAAGCAGGCCAAAAAGGTACAGGTAAATGGACTTCAATTAACGCATTAGAACTTGGTGCGCCACTGACAATTATTACTGAATCTGTATTTGCACGTTTTATCTCATCATTAAAAGCACAACGTGTTCATGCTTCATCATTATTAAATGGTCCTGAAGCGGCGTTCACTGGTGATAAAGCAGCATTTTTAGAAAAAATTCGTCGTGCGTTATATATGAGTAAAATTTGCTCATACGCACAAGGTTTCGATCAAATGAAATCTGCAAGTGAAGAAAATGAATGGAACTTACAACTGGGTGAATTAGCGATGATTTGGCGTGAAGGTTGTATCATCCGTGCGCAATTCTTACAAAAAATTAAAGATGCGTATGATAAAGATGCAAACTTACAAAACCTTCTACTTGATGATTACTTTAAAGAAATCGTTACTGAATATCAACAAGCACTTCGTGACGTTGTCGCAATGGGTGTTCAAAACGGTGTCGCAATTCCTGGATTTGCTGCAAGTATTAACTACTATGATAGTTACAGAAGTGCAGACTTACCAGCTAACTTAATTCAAGCACAACGTGACTACTTTGGTGCGCATACTTATGAGCGTAAAGACAAAGAAGGTACATTCCATACTCAATGGACAAACTAA
- a CDS encoding AraC family transcriptional regulator: MDVIKHVQQAIVYIEDHLLESFDFQTLSDYVGISPYHLEQSFTMIVGVTPFQYCRARRLTLAAHDLIHGANRMIDLAKRYRYPDANAFAHDFSDYHGVSPLQAKAKQDQLKIQDRLYLKLTTTSNSPYPYRLENIGDLSLVGYSRFIPTEQLDNHFIIPDFLEDLQTDGRLKDIIRYNDRSPHELFVISCPLDHGLEVFVGVASERFPAHLEDRFLSEQQFAVFNLQGEIDYATSEAWHYIETSLQLTLPYERNRLYLEIYPLDISFDDAFTKIQLCVPVNIEN, translated from the coding sequence AAGTGATTACGTTGGGATTTCTCCTTATCATTTGGAACAATCTTTTACAATGATTGTAGGTGTCACCCCTTTCCAATACTGTCGTGCGAGACGTTTGACGTTGGCGGCACATGATTTGATTCATGGTGCAAATCGCATGATTGATTTGGCAAAGCGATATCGCTATCCAGACGCAAATGCTTTTGCGCATGATTTTAGTGATTATCACGGTGTATCACCATTACAAGCTAAGGCGAAGCAAGATCAACTCAAAATTCAAGACCGACTCTACTTAAAACTAACAACAACATCGAACTCCCCATATCCATATCGATTAGAAAATATAGGTGATTTATCACTGGTTGGGTATTCAAGGTTTATACCAACTGAACAATTAGATAATCACTTTATTATTCCAGACTTTTTGGAAGACTTACAAACAGACGGCCGTTTAAAGGATATCATTCGATATAACGATCGAAGCCCTCATGAACTGTTCGTGATCAGCTGTCCACTTGATCATGGCCTTGAGGTTTTTGTCGGTGTCGCAAGTGAGCGATTTCCTGCACATCTGGAAGACCGTTTCCTATCAGAGCAACAATTTGCCGTCTTCAATTTGCAAGGAGAAATTGACTATGCAACCAGTGAAGCATGGCACTACATCGAAACAAGCTTACAATTAACGTTACCGTATGAAAGAAACAGATTATATCTAGAAATATATCCACTTGATATTTCTTTTGATGATGCGTTTACAAAAATTCAATTATGTGTGCCAGTCAACATCGAAAACTGA